From the genome of Chengkuizengella sediminis, one region includes:
- the atpF gene encoding F0F1 ATP synthase subunit B: MSIDGSIVFQIAAFFILYLLLHKFAFGPLMGVMEKRKEHVLDEMRTAESNRVEADKLLKEQEASMQETRQEAYQIIEQAKQTSARQAEEIVEDAKATATKLKEDALKDIENERSKAAQTLRAQVGAMSIMIASKIIEQKLDEQSQQKLVDKYLKEVGGKL; this comes from the coding sequence TTGAGTATAGATGGATCAATAGTATTTCAGATCGCAGCATTTTTCATTTTGTATTTATTGTTACACAAGTTCGCCTTTGGACCTTTGATGGGTGTTATGGAAAAGCGTAAAGAGCACGTATTAGATGAAATGCGTACGGCTGAAAGCAACCGTGTAGAAGCAGACAAACTTTTAAAAGAACAAGAGGCGTCCATGCAAGAAACTCGTCAGGAAGCTTATCAAATTATTGAGCAAGCCAAACAAACGAGTGCGAGACAAGCTGAAGAAATCGTTGAAGATGCGAAAGCAACAGCAACGAAGTTAAAAGAGGATGCGCTTAAAGATATTGAGAACGAAAGATCAAAAGCAGCTCAAACGTTGCGTGCGCAAGTAGGAGCAATGTCCATTATGATTGCTTCCAAAATTATTGAGCAAAAACTTGATGAACAATCACAACAAAAATTAGTTGACAAATACCTGAAAGAGGTAGGAGGAAAACTATGA
- the nuoH gene encoding NADH-quinone oxidoreductase subunit NuoH produces the protein MDLLQELTLSSFSWFLLWSAVLLLVVLGFVTYAIYFERKVIGWIQLRKGPNRVGPLGLFQTVADVLKLLIKEDTIPKKADRFLFIIAPVITFVPAFVVLATIPYTAKLQFADLNVGLLYYFALSSISTIGILLGGWASNNKYSLLGGMRSAAQMISYEVPLVMSVVGVILLSGSLSLNTIVEGQAGGFWNWNILPQIVGFIIFIIAAVSELNRTPFDLPEAESELVAGYHVEYSGFRFAFFMLAEYVYVYAIAALTTILFLGGWHSPLPFLDFIPGIIWFILKFSSIVFFLFWIRATLPRIRVDHLMALGWKVLLPLALVNIFVTTIFIEIFK, from the coding sequence ATGGATCTGCTCCAGGAACTAACATTGTCTAGTTTTAGTTGGTTTTTATTATGGTCTGCTGTTCTTCTTTTAGTTGTACTTGGTTTTGTAACCTATGCCATTTATTTTGAACGTAAAGTGATAGGTTGGATTCAATTGAGAAAAGGACCTAACCGTGTTGGACCACTGGGTTTATTTCAAACGGTTGCGGATGTATTAAAGTTGTTGATCAAAGAGGATACAATTCCGAAAAAGGCAGATCGGTTTCTTTTTATCATAGCCCCTGTCATTACGTTTGTACCAGCGTTTGTAGTGTTGGCTACGATTCCTTACACAGCAAAATTGCAATTTGCAGATTTAAATGTAGGGTTATTATACTATTTTGCTTTATCCAGTATTTCAACAATCGGGATACTACTGGGTGGGTGGGCTTCAAATAACAAATATTCATTGTTGGGCGGTATGCGTTCAGCTGCTCAGATGATTAGTTATGAAGTCCCTTTAGTCATGTCCGTAGTTGGGGTTATTCTTTTAAGTGGAAGTTTAAGCTTGAATACCATCGTAGAAGGTCAAGCTGGCGGTTTTTGGAATTGGAATATTCTTCCACAAATCGTAGGGTTTATTATATTTATTATTGCTGCGGTTTCAGAGCTAAATCGTACTCCATTTGATTTGCCTGAGGCAGAATCAGAATTAGTCGCAGGTTATCATGTAGAATACAGTGGTTTTAGATTTGCTTTTTTTATGCTAGCTGAATATGTATATGTGTATGCTATTGCAGCACTAACAACAATTTTATTCTTAGGTGGTTGGCATTCTCCACTGCCATTTCTTGATTTTATCCCAGGAATAATATGGTTTATTTTAAAATTTTCATCCATCGTTTTTTTCCTATTTTGGATTCGGGCAACGTTGCCAAGAATAAGAGTGGATCACTTAATGGCATTAGGTTGGAAGGTTTTATTACCTTTGGCTTTGGTTAATATATTTGTAACGACAATTTTTATAGAAATATTTAAATAA
- a CDS encoding NuoB/complex I 20 kDa subunit family protein, whose protein sequence is MELDLAKISPEEQEELQRNVFMGTLEQLKAWARSNSLWPLTFGLACCAIEMMGTGASHYDLDRFGVIFRTSPRQSDVMIVSGTVTKKMAPLLRRLYDQMPEPKWVIAMGSCATAGGPYIKSYSVVKGVDQIVPVDVYIPGCPPNPAALIYGINKLQEKIQYEAKTGKRVTEV, encoded by the coding sequence ATGGAACTCGATTTAGCAAAGATCTCACCAGAGGAACAAGAAGAATTACAACGTAACGTGTTTATGGGTACCTTAGAGCAGTTAAAGGCATGGGCAAGGAGTAATTCCTTATGGCCACTAACTTTTGGCTTAGCTTGTTGTGCCATTGAAATGATGGGAACAGGTGCATCTCATTACGATTTAGACCGTTTTGGAGTTATATTCCGTACCTCACCAAGACAATCAGATGTCATGATTGTATCGGGTACAGTAACTAAAAAAATGGCTCCTTTATTAAGACGTTTATATGATCAAATGCCTGAACCAAAATGGGTCATTGCAATGGGTTCATGCGCTACTGCTGGGGGTCCATACATTAAGTCCTACTCTGTAGTCAAAGGGGTAGATCAAATTGTTCCTGTAGATGTATACATCCCAGGATGCCCTCCTAATCCAGCTGCTTTAATTTATGGTATTAATAAATTACAAGAAAAGATACAATACGAAGCAAAAACGGGGAAAAGGGTGACAGAGGTATGA
- the atpD gene encoding F0F1 ATP synthase subunit beta: MNKGRVLQVTGPVVDIEFERGNLPEILNAVKIEKKAESSGEKDINLTVEVSLHLGDNVARCVAMSSTDGLVRGTEAVDTGNPITVPVGDAVLGRVLNVLGEPIDNAGAIKTKNSSPIHRQAPEFTELSVEEEILETGIKVIDLIAPYAKGGKIGLFGGAGVGKTVTIQELINNIAQEHGGISVFAGVGERTREGNDLYHEMKDSGVLPKTSMVFGQMNEPPGARQRVALTGLTMAEHYRDQEGKDVLLFVDNIFRFTQAGSEVSALLGRMPSAVGYQPTLATEMGQLQERITSTKKGSVTSIQAIYVPADDYTDPAPATTFAHLDATTNLERKIAELGIFPAVDPLASSSRILNPEIVGQEHYEVAQGVKQILQRYKELQDIIAILGMDELSEDDKVTVQRARKIQRFLSQPFHVAEQFTGIKGIYVPVKETVRSFKEILDGKHDELPEAAFMYVGTIEEAVEKAKTL, encoded by the coding sequence ATGAACAAAGGGCGCGTTTTACAGGTTACAGGTCCCGTAGTTGATATTGAATTTGAACGTGGCAACCTACCTGAAATTCTAAATGCAGTTAAAATAGAAAAAAAAGCGGAGTCCTCTGGAGAAAAGGATATTAACCTTACAGTAGAAGTATCTCTTCATCTAGGTGATAACGTAGCACGTTGTGTTGCAATGTCTTCTACAGACGGTTTAGTTCGTGGAACTGAAGCTGTTGACACAGGTAATCCGATTACTGTTCCAGTGGGCGATGCTGTATTAGGTCGAGTGTTAAATGTATTAGGTGAACCTATTGATAATGCTGGGGCAATTAAAACCAAAAATTCAAGTCCAATTCACAGACAAGCACCTGAGTTTACAGAACTATCTGTTGAAGAAGAAATTTTGGAAACAGGAATTAAAGTTATTGATTTAATAGCTCCTTACGCAAAAGGTGGAAAAATTGGATTGTTTGGTGGAGCCGGTGTTGGTAAAACGGTTACGATCCAGGAATTAATCAATAATATCGCACAGGAACACGGTGGTATCTCTGTATTCGCCGGTGTTGGTGAGCGTACGCGTGAAGGGAATGACCTTTATCACGAAATGAAAGATTCTGGCGTTCTTCCAAAAACTTCAATGGTATTTGGACAGATGAACGAACCTCCTGGTGCTCGTCAACGTGTAGCACTTACAGGATTGACAATGGCAGAGCATTACCGTGACCAAGAAGGTAAGGATGTATTGTTGTTTGTTGATAATATTTTCCGTTTCACCCAAGCAGGATCTGAGGTATCTGCATTACTTGGGCGTATGCCTTCAGCGGTAGGTTACCAACCAACATTAGCCACTGAAATGGGTCAGTTGCAAGAGCGTATAACTTCAACGAAAAAAGGTTCTGTAACTTCCATTCAAGCGATTTATGTGCCAGCGGATGATTATACAGATCCAGCACCAGCAACAACGTTTGCTCACTTGGATGCAACAACAAACTTGGAGCGTAAAATTGCTGAGTTAGGGATTTTCCCAGCAGTAGATCCTCTAGCATCAAGCTCGCGTATTCTAAATCCTGAAATTGTAGGACAAGAGCATTATGAAGTTGCTCAAGGTGTTAAACAAATTTTACAACGTTATAAAGAACTTCAAGATATCATTGCCATCTTAGGTATGGATGAGTTATCTGAAGATGATAAAGTAACAGTACAACGTGCAAGAAAGATTCAAAGATTTTTATCACAACCATTCCATGTTGCTGAGCAGTTTACAGGTATAAAAGGTATCTATGTACCAGTTAAAGAAACAGTTCGCAGCTTTAAGGAAATTTTAGATGGTAAACATGATGAATTACCAGAAGCAGCTTTCATGTATGTTGGTACAATTGAAGAAGCTGTGGAAAAAGCCAAAACTTTATAA
- a CDS encoding NADH-quinone oxidoreductase subunit D produces the protein MIRTEELLLNVGPQHPSTHGVFRIIVKLDGEVITEATPVIGYLHRGTEKLAENLTYTQVIPYTDRMDYVSAMTNNYVLCHAVETLMDLEIPERAEFLRLIVMELQRIASHLVWWGTYLLDIGAMSPFLYAFRERELIVNMFNELCGARLTYFYMRVGGVKWDAPEGWIDKVRDFIPYMREKLDEYEQLVSGNEIFLARVKGVGTYDAQTAIEYGLSGANLRSTGVKFDLRKNQPYSIYDRFEFDVPVQTEGDCYARYLVRFEEIKQSLRILEQAVEQFPEDGKIMAKVPRVIRPPEGEVYTRIESPRGEIGCHIVSKKKPQPYRLKFRRPSFVNLQILPKLLVGETMTNLVTILGGIDIVLGEVDG, from the coding sequence ATGATACGTACAGAAGAATTACTTTTAAATGTAGGACCACAACATCCGAGTACACATGGTGTTTTTAGAATTATCGTAAAGTTAGATGGAGAAGTTATTACTGAAGCAACACCTGTTATCGGATATTTACATAGAGGTACTGAGAAACTAGCTGAAAATTTAACATACACTCAGGTTATCCCTTATACAGATAGAATGGACTATGTTTCTGCAATGACAAACAATTACGTGTTATGTCATGCAGTTGAAACCTTGATGGATCTTGAAATCCCAGAAAGAGCAGAATTTTTGCGTTTAATTGTTATGGAGTTGCAGCGCATTGCTAGCCATTTAGTATGGTGGGGAACTTATTTATTAGACATCGGTGCTATGAGTCCATTTCTTTATGCTTTTAGAGAAAGAGAACTGATCGTAAATATGTTTAATGAATTATGTGGTGCCAGACTTACTTATTTCTATATGAGAGTAGGCGGAGTGAAATGGGATGCTCCTGAAGGATGGATTGACAAAGTTCGTGATTTCATACCATATATGAGAGAAAAGTTAGATGAATATGAGCAGTTAGTAAGTGGAAATGAAATATTTCTAGCTAGAGTTAAAGGTGTTGGGACATACGACGCGCAAACCGCAATAGAGTATGGCCTAAGTGGTGCTAATTTAAGATCAACTGGGGTAAAGTTTGATCTTCGTAAAAACCAGCCATACAGTATATATGATCGTTTTGAGTTTGATGTTCCTGTTCAAACAGAAGGGGACTGCTATGCTAGGTACTTAGTTCGATTTGAAGAAATCAAACAAAGCTTGCGTATTTTGGAACAAGCTGTAGAACAGTTTCCTGAAGATGGGAAAATTATGGCGAAGGTACCAAGAGTAATCAGACCTCCAGAAGGAGAAGTTTATACACGTATTGAATCTCCTAGAGGAGAAATTGGTTGTCATATTGTATCTAAGAAAAAACCACAACCTTATCGTTTAAAGTTTAGAAGACCTTCATTTGTAAACCTGCAAATTTTACCTAAATTACTAGTTGGTGAAACCATGACAAACTTAGTCACGATACTAGGTGGTATTGATATTGTATTAGGGGAGGTAGATGGCTAA
- the atpG gene encoding ATP synthase F1 subunit gamma, with the protein MAKGMRDIKRQISGFQNTKQITKAMEMVAASGLRKAQENAEAARPYSDKIKEVISNIASATKNLKHPMLENREVKKTGYLVITSDRGLAGGYNANLLRMVMNTIQEKHNSTDDYSIFVIGRKGRDFFKRRNMPIVSQVTGLPDNPQYLDIQEIAKAAVQNFSDGIYDELYLAYNEFINPITQIPVEKRLLPLSDISESNGNTALYEYEPSAEDVLDVLLPKYAETLIYSAVLEGKASEFGARMTAMGNATNNATDLISGLTLVYNRARQAAITQEISEIIAGANAQG; encoded by the coding sequence ATGGCTAAAGGTATGCGCGATATAAAACGCCAAATCAGTGGGTTTCAAAATACAAAACAGATTACAAAAGCAATGGAAATGGTAGCTGCTTCAGGATTAAGGAAAGCACAAGAAAATGCTGAGGCTGCCAGACCCTATTCAGATAAAATAAAAGAAGTAATTTCAAACATTGCTTCTGCTACAAAGAATTTAAAACATCCGATGTTAGAAAACCGAGAAGTGAAAAAAACGGGTTATCTAGTGATTACTTCGGATCGTGGATTGGCAGGAGGTTACAATGCAAACCTTTTGCGCATGGTAATGAACACGATTCAAGAAAAACATAATTCCACTGATGACTATTCTATATTTGTTATCGGAAGGAAAGGTCGGGATTTTTTCAAAAGAAGAAATATGCCGATTGTATCTCAAGTAACGGGATTGCCTGATAATCCTCAGTACTTAGACATTCAAGAAATTGCTAAAGCCGCAGTGCAGAACTTTAGTGATGGTATATATGATGAGTTATATTTAGCGTATAACGAATTTATTAACCCAATTACACAGATCCCTGTAGAAAAACGTCTATTACCATTAAGTGATATTTCCGAATCTAATGGTAATACGGCTTTGTATGAATATGAGCCTTCTGCAGAAGATGTATTAGATGTATTATTACCTAAATATGCTGAGACTTTAATTTATAGTGCAGTATTAGAAGGTAAAGCTAGTGAATTTGGTGCAAGAATGACGGCAATGGGTAATGCAACGAATAATGCGACTGATTTAATCTCTGGTCTTACGCTTGTATACAACCGTGCTCGTCAAGCTGCAATTACACAAGAAATATCAGAAATTATTGCTGGAGCCAATGCTCAGGGATAG
- a CDS encoding F0F1 ATP synthase subunit delta, whose product MSTDTLAGKRYAKALFEVAREQEVITEVERELKAIVHFIEVDKDFNKFISHPNIGVDTKKELLSKVFEGKVSDIVLHTVQLLIERGRGSILAAIYEYYVGVANEFLGQADAVVFTPSKLSDNELKEVEERFGKLTGTQIKASNKVDPSLLGGLKVRIGDRLYDGSLSGKLAALEQELKQQAI is encoded by the coding sequence ATGAGCACCGACACACTAGCAGGAAAAAGATACGCAAAGGCACTTTTTGAAGTTGCTCGAGAGCAAGAAGTGATTACAGAAGTTGAGAGAGAATTAAAAGCAATTGTTCATTTCATAGAAGTAGATAAGGATTTTAATAAATTTATCTCTCATCCAAACATTGGAGTGGACACAAAAAAAGAACTTCTAAGCAAAGTATTTGAAGGTAAAGTATCTGACATTGTGCTTCATACAGTTCAGCTTCTTATTGAAAGAGGAAGAGGTTCAATCTTAGCAGCGATTTATGAATATTATGTTGGGGTTGCCAATGAATTTTTAGGCCAAGCGGATGCGGTGGTATTTACACCATCTAAGTTATCTGATAATGAATTAAAAGAAGTTGAAGAACGTTTTGGGAAATTAACAGGCACACAGATCAAGGCTTCAAATAAAGTTGATCCAAGCCTTTTAGGTGGATTAAAAGTTCGCATTGGTGATCGTTTATATGATGGCAGCTTATCAGGAAAATTAGCTGCACTTGAACAAGAATTAAAACAGCAAGCAATATAG
- the atpB gene encoding F0F1 ATP synthase subunit A: MHESPMIELFGIPFDLSNLIMITITCLIVFLIAVLGTRKLSVENPGKMQNFLEWVVEFIHNMISSTMDMKQGKSFIMLGITLIMYIFVANMLGLPFALSFHFHEAPTFFGIPISPDLYAQAAHADDVSLLFWKSPTASMSATMGLALIIIVMVHYLGITRNTKNYFKHYIDPVPAFFPLHVIEKVSQFLTLGLRLFGNIYAGEVLIGVILMTASAGVLAGIGGMIPLIAWQAFSIFVGSIQAFVFTILTMVYISQSIAKDH; this comes from the coding sequence ATGCATGAATCACCAATGATTGAATTGTTTGGAATTCCATTTGATTTATCCAACTTGATTATGATTACGATCACTTGTTTGATTGTATTCCTTATTGCTGTATTAGGAACTCGGAAATTGTCTGTCGAAAACCCAGGGAAAATGCAGAATTTTCTTGAGTGGGTGGTTGAATTCATACATAATATGATTTCCAGCACGATGGATATGAAACAGGGAAAAAGCTTCATTATGCTAGGGATCACTTTAATTATGTATATTTTTGTAGCTAACATGTTAGGTCTTCCGTTTGCTTTGTCCTTTCATTTCCACGAAGCACCGACTTTTTTCGGAATTCCAATTTCTCCAGATTTATACGCACAAGCAGCACATGCAGATGATGTATCTTTGCTTTTTTGGAAGTCACCTACAGCAAGTATGAGTGCTACGATGGGATTAGCTTTAATTATAATTGTAATGGTACATTATTTAGGGATTACTAGAAACACTAAAAATTACTTTAAACATTATATTGATCCAGTTCCAGCGTTCTTTCCGCTTCACGTAATCGAAAAAGTATCACAATTTTTAACACTTGGACTACGTTTGTTCGGTAACATTTATGCGGGTGAGGTATTGATTGGGGTTATTTTAATGACTGCCTCTGCAGGTGTGTTAGCAGGTATTGGTGGGATGATTCCATTAATTGCATGGCAGGCATTTAGTATATTTGTTGGTTCAATCCAAGCTTTTGTATTTACCATTTTAACAATGGTGTATATTTCACAAAGTATTGCCAAAGATCATTAA
- the atpA gene encoding F0F1 ATP synthase subunit alpha — MSIRPEEISTLIKKQIENYKSELQVVDVGTVIQVGDGIARAHGLENVMAGELLEFSNGVMGMALNLEEDNVGIVILGPYTDIREGDQVKRTGRIMEVPVGEALLGRVVNPLGQPIDGKGPIETKETRAIESPAPGVIDRKSVHEPMQTGIKAIDSMVPIGRGQRELIIGDRQTGKTTIAIDTIINQKDNDMICIYVAIGQKQSTVAGVVETLRKNGALDYTIVVTAGASEPAPLLFLAPYTGCTMGEHFMYQGKHVLVIYDDLTKQASAYRELSLLLKRPPGREAFPGDVFYLHSRLLERAAKLNDDLGGGSLTALPFIETQASDVSAYIPTNVISITDGQIFLEADLFNAGQRPAINVGISVSRVGGAAQVKAMRKVAGTLRLDLAQYRELAAFAQFGSDLDKSTQARLNRGERTVEILKQGVNKPLPVEKQVVSIFAAVKGHLDEIAVKDITRFEEEFLSYMDANQSDILNAIKTTGEISKDTEEALNKAIESFKKGFATSV; from the coding sequence TTGAGTATCAGACCTGAAGAAATCAGTACGTTGATAAAAAAACAAATTGAAAATTATAAATCTGAACTTCAAGTGGTTGATGTAGGTACTGTTATCCAAGTGGGTGATGGTATAGCTCGTGCCCACGGTCTTGAAAACGTCATGGCTGGTGAATTATTAGAATTCTCTAACGGCGTTATGGGTATGGCTCTTAACCTTGAAGAAGATAATGTGGGTATCGTAATCCTAGGGCCTTACACGGATATCCGTGAAGGAGATCAAGTAAAACGTACAGGACGTATCATGGAAGTTCCTGTAGGTGAAGCATTACTTGGACGTGTTGTGAATCCATTGGGACAACCGATTGATGGTAAAGGTCCTATTGAAACAAAAGAAACTAGAGCTATAGAATCCCCAGCACCGGGTGTTATTGATCGTAAATCAGTACATGAACCGATGCAAACGGGAATTAAAGCCATTGATTCTATGGTTCCTATCGGTCGTGGTCAGCGTGAGTTAATTATCGGTGACCGTCAAACAGGTAAAACGACGATTGCTATAGACACGATCATTAACCAAAAAGATAATGATATGATTTGTATTTACGTAGCGATTGGTCAAAAACAGTCCACTGTTGCAGGTGTTGTTGAAACACTTCGTAAAAATGGCGCTTTAGATTATACCATTGTTGTTACTGCAGGTGCGTCTGAACCAGCTCCTTTATTGTTCTTAGCACCTTACACAGGTTGTACAATGGGTGAGCACTTTATGTATCAAGGGAAACACGTATTAGTTATTTATGATGACTTAACTAAACAAGCATCAGCTTATCGTGAGTTATCCTTGTTATTAAAAAGACCTCCAGGTCGTGAAGCTTTCCCAGGGGATGTATTCTACTTACACTCTCGTTTATTAGAAAGAGCTGCGAAATTGAACGATGATCTTGGTGGAGGCTCCTTAACCGCTCTTCCATTTATCGAAACACAAGCAAGTGATGTATCAGCATACATTCCAACAAACGTAATTTCCATTACAGATGGACAGATCTTCCTAGAAGCTGATTTATTTAATGCAGGACAGCGTCCAGCGATTAACGTTGGTATATCCGTATCTCGTGTTGGTGGTGCTGCGCAAGTCAAAGCCATGAGAAAGGTTGCAGGAACTTTACGTCTAGATCTTGCACAATATAGAGAACTAGCTGCTTTCGCTCAGTTTGGTTCAGACCTTGATAAATCAACTCAAGCTCGATTGAACCGAGGAGAACGTACAGTTGAAATTTTAAAACAAGGTGTAAATAAACCATTACCAGTTGAAAAACAAGTTGTAAGCATTTTTGCAGCAGTTAAAGGTCATCTAGATGAGATTGCAGTGAAGGATATTACAAGATTTGAAGAAGAATTCCTATCCTATATGGATGCGAATCAATCAGATATTCTAAACGCGATTAAAACAACAGGTGAAATATCTAAGGATACAGAAGAAGCACTTAATAAAGCCATTGAAAGCTTTAAAAAAGGGTTTGCTACATCTGTATAA
- a CDS encoding NADH-quinone oxidoreductase subunit C has translation MSDQKQVTEMDPKEAKKELQETETVEVVEPSPNQDRLDRLVELIKTNVSEDAVEEAYINELDRDLPCIVIRSPYWVKTAMLLKESEALKLNYLRNVTGIDYETYFEVVYYLLSMSTDNQHDACIKVKADRENPSIPSVTPVWNTANWNEREIYDLLGIQFPGHPNLTRIMMPDDWEGHPLRKDYEPIDPEV, from the coding sequence ATGAGTGATCAAAAACAAGTTACTGAAATGGACCCTAAAGAAGCAAAAAAGGAACTACAAGAAACTGAAACAGTAGAAGTTGTAGAACCATCACCAAATCAAGATAGATTAGATCGTTTGGTTGAGTTAATAAAAACAAATGTATCTGAAGATGCTGTGGAGGAAGCTTATATTAATGAGTTAGATAGGGACTTGCCGTGCATTGTGATTCGAAGTCCGTATTGGGTTAAAACTGCCATGTTGCTAAAAGAATCAGAAGCATTAAAACTAAATTATTTACGTAATGTAACAGGTATAGATTATGAGACATATTTTGAGGTTGTTTATTATTTACTATCGATGTCAACAGACAACCAACACGATGCTTGTATTAAAGTCAAAGCAGATAGAGAAAATCCTTCTATCCCATCAGTCACACCTGTATGGAATACGGCGAACTGGAATGAAAGAGAAATCTATGATTTGTTAGGTATTCAATTTCCGGGTCATCCTAATTTAACAAGGATCATGATGCCTGATGATTGGGAAGGGCATCCTTTAAGAAAAGACTATGAACCAATAGATCCGGAGGTGTAA
- a CDS encoding F0F1 ATP synthase subunit epsilon, with protein sequence MSTFTLEIVTPERKVYSQDVNMIVVTGVEGELGILPNHIPLVTALKVAPMKVKTGKDEETIAVHGGFMEVSKEKVVILADVAERAGEIDVERAQAAKERAERRMADKKADYDFRRAEMALQKAINRISSTDKQF encoded by the coding sequence ATGAGTACTTTTACATTAGAAATCGTTACTCCCGAGAGAAAAGTTTATTCTCAGGACGTGAATATGATTGTTGTCACAGGTGTGGAAGGTGAGCTAGGGATTTTACCTAATCACATTCCGTTAGTTACAGCTTTAAAAGTTGCACCAATGAAAGTAAAAACCGGAAAAGATGAAGAAACCATCGCAGTACATGGTGGCTTCATGGAAGTAAGTAAAGAAAAAGTGGTTATTCTTGCTGATGTTGCAGAACGTGCAGGAGAAATTGATGTTGAACGTGCCCAAGCTGCAAAGGAACGCGCGGAAAGAAGAATGGCTGATAAAAAAGCTGATTATGATTTCCGTCGTGCAGAGATGGCATTGCAGAAAGCGATCAATCGAATCAGTTCTACTGATAAACAATTTTAA
- a CDS encoding NADH-quinone oxidoreductase subunit A, with the protein METYINNYVIVAIFIALGIFLPVAALTFGKLLRPNKPTEEKYTTYESGNEPVGAGQVRFNIRYYLFALMFVIFDVETVFLYPWAVAYDKLGLFALVEMLIFVSLLVVGLAYAWKKKVLQWNSI; encoded by the coding sequence ATGGAAACATACATCAATAACTATGTTATCGTCGCTATTTTTATTGCGCTCGGTATTTTCTTGCCTGTGGCAGCGCTTACGTTTGGTAAGTTATTAAGACCTAACAAACCAACGGAAGAGAAATACACCACATATGAGAGTGGGAATGAACCTGTTGGTGCAGGTCAAGTTCGATTCAACATTCGCTATTATTTATTTGCTTTAATGTTCGTTATCTTTGATGTTGAAACTGTCTTTTTATATCCATGGGCAGTTGCTTATGACAAACTAGGACTTTTTGCTTTAGTCGAAATGTTGATTTTCGTATCATTATTAGTTGTAGGATTAGCTTACGCTTGGAAAAAGAAGGTGTTACAATGGAACTCGATTTAG
- a CDS encoding ATP synthase subunit I encodes MNNLSALTKNAYKITIYVLVACFVTWALLPHYRVYSAGLILGILVSLINARYLQWKIELMSEVAIKKLKRRVNDGFMTRASLSLIAVVISIKFEQHIAFSTTLAGLFFVQSLTFILGIISIKNSK; translated from the coding sequence ATGAATAATTTGTCGGCCCTTACAAAAAACGCTTACAAAATAACAATATATGTTTTAGTAGCTTGTTTTGTAACGTGGGCACTGCTACCTCATTACAGAGTTTATAGTGCAGGTTTGATCTTGGGTATTTTAGTTAGCTTAATCAATGCAAGGTATTTACAGTGGAAAATTGAACTGATGTCTGAAGTTGCCATCAAGAAATTGAAACGCAGAGTAAATGACGGATTTATGACTAGAGCATCACTTTCTTTAATTGCAGTAGTCATTTCAATCAAGTTTGAACAACACATCGCGTTTTCTACAACATTAGCTGGATTGTTTTTTGTACAATCACTAACATTTATACTCGGCATTATTTCTATTAAAAACAGTAAATAA
- the atpE gene encoding F0F1 ATP synthase subunit C: MSFLAAAIAIGLGALGAGIGNGLIVGRTIEGISRQPELRGTLQTTMFIGIGLVEALPVISLVFALLFVFVLGE, translated from the coding sequence ATGAGTTTTTTAGCAGCAGCAATTGCGATTGGTTTAGGTGCACTAGGTGCAGGTATTGGTAACGGTTTAATCGTTGGACGTACAATAGAAGGGATTTCTCGTCAACCAGAACTTCGCGGAACTTTACAAACGACAATGTTTATCGGTATTGGTCTAGTTGAGGCGTTACCAGTTATCTCACTTGTATTTGCGTTATTGTTTGTTTTTGTACTAGGAGAATAA